In one Yarrowia lipolytica chromosome 1A, complete sequence genomic region, the following are encoded:
- a CDS encoding uncharacterized protein (Compare to YALI0A00638g, similar to uniprot|P38340 Saccharomyces cerevisiae YBR261c, similar to Saccharomyces cerevisiae YBR261C; ancestral locus Anc_1.341): MADSQINYDDAISYWASVPATNDGVLGGYGNTSVPRADVVGSITFLRRLKTRMPVEEGKIKYGADVGAGIGRVTKDMLSQVCDKVDLVEPVEQFVNQAKQDLAGNDKVGEFLDIGAQDFVPETGKYWVIWNQWCLGHLDDENLVLYFKRCIDGLQKNGTIVVKENNAPLEDEFDPTDSSVTRTDAKFRELFDKAGLQLILTEVQKGLPKELFVVRMYALKVKE, encoded by the coding sequence atGGCCGACTCGCAAATCAACTACGACGACGCAATTTCGTACTGGGCGTCGGTACCTGCTACCAACGACGGTGTTCTCGGCGGCTACGGCAACACCTCTGTGCCCCGAGCTGACGTGGTTGGCTCCATCACATTTCTCCGACGGCTCAAGACCCGAATGccggtggaggagggcaagaTCAAGTACGGCGCGGACGTCGGAGCGGGTATCGGCCGAGTCACCAAGGATATGCTGAGCCAGGTATGCGACAAGGTGGATCTGGTGGAACCGGTGGAGCAGTTTGTGAACCAGGCCAAACAGGATCTGGCCGGTAACGACAAGGTGGGCGAGTTTCTGGATATTGGCGCCCAGGACTTTGTGCCTGAAACAGGCAAGTACTGGGTCATTTGGAACCAGTGGTGCCTGGGCCACTTGGACGACGAGAATCTCGTGCTGTACTTCAAACGATGCATTGACGGTCTGCAAAAGAACGGAACCATTGTTGTCAAGGAAAATAATGCTCCCCTGGAGGACGAGTTTGACCCCACCGATTCCAGTGTTACTCGAACAGACGCCAAATTCAGAGAGCTGTTTGACAAGGCGGGTCTGCAGCTCATTCTCACAGAGGTCCAGAAGGGTCTGCCAAAGGAGCTCTTTGTGGTTCGAATGTACGCTCTGAAAGTCAAGGAGTGA